Proteins from a single region of Sandaracinaceae bacterium:
- the bamA gene encoding outer membrane protein assembly factor BamA: MRTLLAPACLLACLAAASLAPLPRAEAQPAGGRPARGDSAADAEEELDEDLDEDLDADERDEADQGDLDEPPPREPLGTNPYVQEEDEDEAVEVIAGPCQGRRIIRIMVEGTQRVAAEDVLAGMRLGADMPCTDAEVTRDARALWELGFFDDIVIEAEPVGSGVVLVVRLRERPEIRQIVFDGNDDVSDDDLTEKITLREREILSASTVREQVGKIRDHYASEGYFLAQVTYEVLHVDGDSNEVDVVFHITEGPEVKVRRITIVGNDSISTSDLHGIMATGETGFFSFITSSNTFDREKFDEDMVRLQAWYYDQGYLAMSVGSARVELTPDREYIDITIPVDEGPRFRIGEITVRELDENGEAAETLRPASTLREEIDLDRGDWFNRTAIATGLMEIQREYRDEGFARVEVEPETDLDEDERIVDLTLTITRGPPVRIERIRIAGNTKTRDRVIRREFQILEGDLYSQTLIERSRTFVNALGYFERVDFSEEQGSAPDLMVLNVEVAERATGTFQVGAGFSSIERFIVTAQIQQQNLFGRGQSLSLNVQLSGIRQQFQLNFVEPWFLDSRWTLGVNAFYTVQQRLSFNQSSAGGGATLGHPVLDPRLRFFVNYGLEHVSISQNTGGLLGNVNATGFQQFQDLGLFGQFRAGFTSSVRLSLTWDSRDNRQFASNGVYWNWSTEVADSFLGSDNVFVRHTAFTRFYKNIFGPFVLKLNLEWGLITSRLPRGVPLFERFYLGGIFNVRGYRLYSLGPRVGVLSDPNGSPTSSRGADGRAIGGNMQAFYQLELEFPIVESVGIRGVLFTDGGNAWNLESRLCAAPVSNDRSSSPCGFHPSIRTSWGFGFRWFSPLGPLRFEWGVPINRRPWESKIDFQFNIGNSF; encoded by the coding sequence GTGCGTACCCTCCTTGCCCCTGCTTGTCTGCTCGCGTGCCTCGCCGCGGCTTCCCTCGCGCCGCTGCCTCGCGCCGAAGCGCAGCCGGCCGGCGGTCGCCCTGCGCGCGGCGACTCCGCAGCAGACGCCGAAGAGGAGCTGGACGAGGACCTAGACGAGGATCTGGACGCCGACGAACGCGACGAGGCGGACCAGGGAGACCTCGACGAACCCCCGCCGCGCGAGCCGCTGGGGACCAACCCGTACGTGCAGGAGGAAGACGAGGACGAGGCGGTCGAGGTCATCGCCGGTCCCTGTCAGGGTCGCCGCATCATCCGCATCATGGTCGAGGGCACGCAGCGGGTGGCCGCCGAGGACGTGCTCGCCGGCATGCGCCTTGGCGCGGACATGCCATGCACGGACGCCGAGGTCACGCGCGACGCCCGCGCCCTGTGGGAGCTGGGGTTCTTCGACGACATCGTCATCGAAGCCGAGCCTGTGGGCAGCGGTGTGGTGTTGGTCGTCCGCCTACGGGAGCGGCCCGAGATTCGGCAGATCGTGTTCGATGGCAACGATGACGTCAGCGACGACGACCTGACCGAAAAGATCACCCTCCGGGAGCGTGAGATCCTCTCGGCCAGCACGGTCCGGGAACAGGTCGGGAAGATCCGCGACCACTACGCCTCGGAGGGCTACTTCCTCGCTCAGGTCACCTACGAAGTGCTGCACGTCGACGGCGACAGCAACGAAGTCGACGTGGTGTTCCACATCACGGAGGGCCCCGAGGTCAAGGTCCGACGCATCACGATCGTCGGAAACGACAGCATCTCCACGTCCGACCTGCACGGCATCATGGCCACGGGTGAGACGGGCTTCTTCTCGTTCATCACCAGCAGCAACACGTTCGATCGCGAAAAATTCGACGAGGACATGGTGCGCCTGCAGGCCTGGTACTACGACCAGGGCTACCTCGCGATGAGCGTCGGCTCCGCACGGGTGGAGCTCACGCCCGATCGCGAGTACATCGACATCACCATCCCGGTCGACGAAGGCCCACGCTTCCGCATCGGCGAGATTACGGTGCGCGAGCTGGACGAGAACGGCGAGGCCGCGGAGACCCTGCGTCCAGCTAGCACCCTGCGCGAGGAGATCGACCTCGACCGCGGGGACTGGTTCAACCGCACGGCCATCGCGACGGGCCTCATGGAGATCCAGCGCGAGTACCGCGACGAGGGCTTCGCGCGCGTGGAGGTCGAGCCGGAGACGGACCTCGACGAAGACGAGCGCATCGTCGATCTCACGCTGACCATCACCCGCGGCCCGCCCGTGCGCATCGAGCGGATCCGCATCGCTGGCAACACCAAGACCCGAGACCGTGTCATCCGCCGCGAGTTCCAGATCTTGGAGGGCGACCTGTACAGCCAGACGCTGATCGAGCGCAGCCGCACGTTCGTCAACGCCCTCGGCTACTTCGAGCGCGTGGACTTCAGCGAGGAGCAGGGCTCGGCCCCCGACCTGATGGTGCTGAACGTCGAAGTTGCCGAACGCGCGACGGGTACGTTCCAGGTGGGCGCTGGCTTCTCGTCCATCGAGCGCTTCATCGTCACCGCGCAGATCCAGCAGCAGAACCTCTTCGGACGCGGCCAGAGCCTGTCGCTCAACGTGCAGCTGAGCGGCATCCGCCAGCAGTTCCAGCTCAACTTCGTCGAGCCTTGGTTTCTGGACTCCCGCTGGACGTTGGGCGTCAACGCCTTCTACACGGTCCAGCAGCGCTTGAGCTTCAATCAGTCCTCGGCGGGCGGCGGCGCCACCCTGGGCCACCCCGTGCTGGACCCGCGGCTGCGCTTCTTCGTCAACTACGGGCTCGAGCACGTCTCCATCAGCCAGAACACGGGCGGCCTGCTCGGCAACGTGAACGCCACGGGCTTCCAGCAGTTCCAGGATCTCGGGCTGTTCGGTCAGTTCCGCGCGGGCTTCACCAGCTCGGTGCGGCTCTCGCTCACCTGGGACAGCCGCGACAACCGTCAGTTCGCTTCGAACGGCGTCTACTGGAACTGGTCGACCGAGGTGGCCGACAGCTTCCTGGGCTCGGACAACGTCTTCGTCCGCCACACGGCGTTCACCCGCTTCTACAAGAACATCTTCGGGCCCTTCGTGCTCAAGCTGAACCTCGAGTGGGGCCTCATCACGTCACGCCTCCCGCGCGGCGTGCCACTCTTCGAGCGCTTCTATCTGGGCGGCATCTTCAACGTACGCGGGTACCGGCTGTACAGCCTCGGGCCCCGCGTCGGCGTCCTCAGCGACCCGAACGGCTCTCCGACGAGCTCGCGCGGCGCAGATGGCCGGGCCATCGGCGGCAACATGCAGGCGTTCTACCAGCTCGAGCTGGAGTTCCCCATCGTCGAGTCCGTTGGCATTCGCGGCGTGCTCTTCACAGACGGTGGAAACGCCTGGAATCTCGAGAGTCGCCTGTGCGCAGCGCCGGTCAGCAACGACCGCAGCTCGAGCCCGTGCGGCTTCCACCCGTCCATCCGGACCTCGTGGGGCTTCGGCTTCCGCTGGTTCTCACCCCTCGGGCCGCTGCGCTTCGAGTGGGGCGTCCCCATCAACCGCCGCCCCTGGGAGTCGAAGATCGACTTCCAGTTCAACATCGGCAACAGCTTCTGA
- the gmk gene encoding guanylate kinase: MTTAVADDVLLLILSSPSGAGKTTLTRRLLNDKTITFRFSVSHTTRRPRANEVNGQDYHFTDEASFRAMAAQGMFAEWAYVHGNYYGTSVAEIERAKGDGAGVLLFDIDYQGARQIRAKFPDAVGVFILPPSMEELRARLEGRGSEDAETIKRRFEKAQTEIEHYPFFDYIVVNKDINVAEAELRGIIYAERCRRARRAADAEALLPKP; encoded by the coding sequence ATAACCACGGCCGTGGCCGACGACGTGCTCCTGCTCATCCTCAGCTCGCCTTCCGGGGCGGGCAAAACCACGCTCACGCGGCGCCTGCTGAACGACAAGACCATCACGTTCCGCTTCTCGGTCTCGCACACCACGCGTAGGCCGCGCGCGAACGAGGTCAACGGGCAGGACTATCACTTCACGGACGAGGCCAGCTTCCGCGCCATGGCGGCGCAAGGAATGTTCGCGGAGTGGGCCTACGTGCACGGCAACTACTACGGCACGTCCGTGGCGGAGATCGAGCGGGCCAAGGGCGACGGCGCCGGCGTTCTGCTGTTCGACATCGACTACCAGGGCGCCCGTCAGATCCGCGCCAAGTTCCCCGACGCGGTAGGCGTGTTCATCCTCCCGCCGTCCATGGAGGAGCTGCGCGCGCGGCTCGAGGGGCGCGGCTCCGAGGACGCGGAGACCATCAAGCGGCGCTTCGAGAAAGCGCAGACCGAGATCGAGCACTACCCCTTCTTCGACTACATCGTCGTCAACAAGGACATCAACGTGGCCGAGGCCGAGCTGCGCGGCATCATCTACGCGGAGCGCTGCAGGCGCGCGCGACGCGCCGCGGACGCCGAAGCGCTGCTGCCCAAGCCCTGA
- a CDS encoding DUF507 family protein: MRLYSGKIPLIADEIVRTLVKEGYIETESVEEVVLDMVAVLKEFARRDRQVLDEAKRRMELQGLSYSMLGKIKQRVAKEMSFPVPEEALPYLVDQLLNMLFHSNQVDEVFADDAVIRKALVPILNAHTNVETDLDREVRSKIKNLAEGTASFEIEYQRVMEQMKAKKGL, from the coding sequence ATGCGACTTTACAGCGGAAAGATCCCTCTCATCGCGGACGAGATCGTGCGCACCCTCGTCAAAGAGGGCTACATCGAGACCGAATCCGTCGAGGAGGTGGTGCTCGACATGGTCGCGGTGCTGAAGGAATTCGCGCGCAGGGATCGACAGGTGCTGGACGAGGCCAAACGCCGCATGGAGCTCCAGGGCCTCAGCTACTCGATGCTGGGCAAGATCAAGCAGCGGGTGGCCAAAGAGATGTCGTTCCCCGTGCCTGAAGAGGCCCTGCCCTACCTGGTGGACCAGCTGCTGAACATGCTGTTCCACAGCAACCAGGTGGACGAGGTCTTCGCGGACGACGCGGTCATCCGAAAGGCCCTGGTCCCCATCCTGAACGCTCACACCAACGTCGAAACAGACCTCGACCGTGAGGTGCGTTCCAAGATCAAGAACCTGGCGGAAGGCACGGCGTCGTTCGAGATCGAGTACCAGCGCGTGATGGAGCAGATGAAGGCCAAGAAGGGCCTCTGA
- the radA gene encoding DNA repair protein RadA, which yields MQVVTRRRAPKRVKAPVTSPRRTTPDPGSPHARVRPPSRRRVHGGTQPRAPGDDDRPVKKTNPKTAFVCRACGHVASRWMGRCGGCGEWNTLEEERVAPSGAARTAAPPPGKARPQKLRDVQADDARRIPTGISELDRALGGGPVAGGVVLLGGEPGIGKSTLVMQAFGALAAQGLRALYVTGEESAAQVALRARRLGVVGVDEVDILASTELEDAEAALRRDRPAVAVIDSIQVLRSSDLSSSAGSVTQLREVTARLVELAKQEGISLVLIGHVTKDGAIAGPKLLEHLVDTVLSFEGDRSHAFRIVRATKNRFGPANEVGVFEMVQEGLREVPDPSALFLAERSANASGSVIVPTAEGSRPLLVEVQALVAPAAYGAPRRVASGVDANRLAILLAVLERRAGLHVLDRDVFASIAGGVRVDERALDLALAVATVSSFRDVPVAADVAVFGEIGLAGEIRAVQLAPQRVAEARKLGFRRVVMPALNADRLTDAERSGAEVVGVSTLEAALEAALG from the coding sequence ATGCAGGTGGTGACGCGCCGGAGGGCGCCGAAGCGGGTGAAGGCGCCGGTGACGAGCCCGCGGAGGACGACGCCTGACCCCGGCTCACCGCACGCGCGTGTGCGCCCGCCGAGCCGCCGGCGTGTGCACGGCGGGACGCAACCACGCGCGCCCGGCGACGATGACCGCCCCGTGAAGAAGACCAACCCCAAGACCGCCTTCGTGTGCCGCGCGTGCGGCCACGTGGCTTCGCGCTGGATGGGCCGCTGTGGCGGCTGTGGTGAGTGGAACACGCTCGAGGAAGAGCGCGTGGCGCCCAGCGGCGCAGCTCGTACCGCGGCCCCGCCACCGGGCAAGGCGCGGCCCCAGAAGCTGCGCGACGTCCAGGCGGACGATGCGCGGCGCATTCCCACGGGCATCTCCGAGCTGGACCGCGCTCTTGGCGGCGGGCCCGTCGCGGGCGGTGTCGTGCTGCTCGGGGGTGAGCCCGGCATCGGCAAGTCCACGCTGGTCATGCAGGCCTTCGGTGCGCTCGCTGCGCAAGGCTTGCGGGCCCTCTACGTCACCGGCGAGGAGTCCGCCGCGCAGGTCGCGCTGCGCGCGCGGCGCCTGGGCGTGGTGGGGGTGGACGAGGTCGACATCCTCGCCAGCACCGAGCTCGAGGACGCGGAGGCCGCGTTGCGCCGTGATCGCCCTGCGGTCGCGGTGATCGACTCCATCCAGGTCCTGCGCTCCAGCGACTTGTCGTCCTCGGCGGGCAGCGTCACGCAGCTGCGCGAGGTCACGGCGCGGCTGGTGGAGCTGGCCAAGCAGGAGGGCATCAGCCTCGTGCTCATCGGTCACGTCACGAAGGACGGGGCCATCGCGGGGCCAAAGCTGCTGGAGCATCTGGTGGACACGGTGCTCTCGTTCGAGGGCGACCGCAGTCACGCCTTCCGCATCGTGCGCGCGACCAAGAACCGTTTCGGCCCTGCCAACGAGGTCGGCGTGTTCGAGATGGTGCAAGAAGGCTTGCGCGAGGTCCCAGACCCAAGCGCGCTCTTCCTGGCAGAGCGCTCGGCCAACGCTTCCGGATCCGTCATCGTCCCCACCGCCGAGGGGAGCCGTCCGCTGTTGGTGGAGGTGCAAGCGCTGGTGGCCCCCGCGGCCTATGGTGCCCCGCGGCGCGTGGCCTCGGGCGTCGACGCCAACCGTCTGGCGATCTTGCTGGCTGTGCTCGAGCGGCGCGCGGGTCTCCACGTGCTCGACCGCGACGTTTTCGCCAGCATCGCGGGCGGCGTCCGGGTCGACGAGCGCGCGCTGGACCTGGCCCTCGCGGTCGCCACGGTCAGCAGCTTCCGCGACGTCCCCGTGGCGGCGGACGTCGCCGTGTTCGGGGAGATTGGCCTGGCCGGGGAGATCCGCGCCGTGCAGCTGGCCCCGCAGCGCGTGGCCGAGGCCCGCAAGTTGGGCTTCCGCCGCGTGGTCATGCCCGCGCTCAACGCCGACCGGCTGACGGACGCGGAACGCAGCGGCGCGGAGGTGGTTGGGGTGAGCACGTTGGAGGCGGCGCTGGAAGCTGCGCTCGGTTGA
- a CDS encoding Crp/Fnr family transcriptional regulator: MSAQPQTFAHSSEPLNPRRDLLRRCAVFAGLPDVALSEVALASQPTRLERKRARTGMLRGLFVVGAGRARLARTVGTRVVTLHYVGPGDVYGEGFLSDEADDLELLVLSDMDTLRVPLTVVQRLVDQEPSVARALLDVQNRRRRQLEARLTDFLTRTVEARVAAFIQQVAGRHGIPESRGVLVGEKFTHVEIAEFVGATRETVTLVLGVLKRDGIIDTDHRRLVVLDAEGLALRASATAGP, encoded by the coding sequence ATGTCAGCGCAACCACAGACCTTCGCCCACTCCTCGGAGCCTCTCAACCCTCGGCGGGACCTGCTGCGCCGCTGCGCCGTGTTCGCAGGTCTGCCCGACGTCGCGCTGAGCGAGGTGGCGCTCGCCAGTCAGCCCACGCGCCTCGAGCGCAAGCGGGCTCGTACCGGCATGCTGCGTGGCCTCTTCGTCGTAGGGGCTGGGCGGGCGCGCCTCGCCCGCACGGTTGGGACACGCGTCGTGACGCTGCACTACGTCGGGCCCGGGGACGTGTACGGCGAGGGCTTCCTCAGCGACGAGGCGGATGACCTCGAGCTGCTGGTGCTCAGCGACATGGACACGCTACGTGTTCCCCTGACTGTGGTGCAGCGCCTGGTCGACCAAGAACCCAGCGTGGCCCGGGCGCTGCTGGACGTACAGAACCGCCGGCGTCGCCAGCTCGAAGCGCGGCTGACGGACTTCCTGACCCGCACGGTCGAGGCGCGGGTGGCCGCGTTCATCCAGCAGGTGGCGGGGCGGCACGGCATCCCCGAGTCACGCGGCGTCCTCGTGGGTGAGAAGTTCACCCATGTGGAGATCGCCGAGTTCGTCGGCGCCACGCGCGAGACGGTCACACTGGTGCTCGGCGTGCTGAAGCGCGACGGGATCATCGACACGGACCATCGCAGGCTCGTGGTCTTGGACGCGGAGGGCCTGGCGCTGCGCGCATCTGCGACCGCTGGGCCCTAG
- a CDS encoding OmpH family outer membrane protein — protein MNLQRHAITLAAALFVSAVTPDVEAQVRVAVVDLQQALNETDDGRQAKRRLKTLFRRRQKALDAAQNKLKQMAEDIEKQKAVLSREALQARMEEYQKALIELQSQYMEYQQELATKEAQLTKRILDRMREILQRIGRADNYTIIVEANEGGVIWVQPNLDLTQRLITEYNSGGGSGGGGDDDE, from the coding sequence ATGAACCTTCAGCGTCACGCCATCACACTCGCCGCCGCCCTCTTCGTGTCCGCCGTCACGCCCGACGTCGAGGCTCAGGTGCGCGTGGCCGTGGTGGATCTCCAGCAGGCCCTGAACGAGACCGACGACGGTCGTCAGGCCAAGCGCCGCCTCAAGACCCTCTTCCGCCGCCGCCAGAAGGCGCTGGACGCTGCTCAGAACAAGCTGAAGCAGATGGCGGAGGACATCGAGAAGCAGAAGGCTGTGCTCAGCCGCGAGGCCCTGCAGGCGCGCATGGAGGAGTACCAGAAGGCGCTCATCGAGCTGCAGTCGCAGTACATGGAGTACCAGCAGGAGCTCGCCACGAAGGAGGCGCAGCTCACCAAGCGCATCCTCGACCGCATGCGCGAGATCCTCCAGCGCATCGGCCGCGCGGACAACTACACGATCATCGTGGAGGCGAACGAGGGCGGCGTCATCTGGGTGCAGCCCAACCTGGACCTCACGCAGCGACTCATCACCGAGTACAACAGCGGTGGCGGGTCCGGCGGCGGCGGGGACGACGACGAGTGA
- a CDS encoding YicC family protein, translating to MSLRSMTGFGAGHAQLGRRELRVELRAVNHRFLDTRVRLPAALHSLTGVAEEVLKKRCERGRVEAYVAFAQEQAGPDLDLSRAESALRALVTLRDQVCPGEALPVALLSSMPGLFVEHEALDLDAAREALVAATEAACAALTEARKTEGAALQADLEALLAEVDALMTAVEAERPALLSRYEQRLRERLERVLADDRLALDPARLTTEIAIFTDRSDVAEELARLRAHLEHFQATLTGGGAVGRKLDFLTQEIFREANTLGTKTPDITITHLVVELKTTLERVREQVQNAL from the coding sequence GTGTCGCTGCGCAGCATGACCGGCTTCGGCGCGGGCCACGCACAGCTGGGCCGGCGCGAGCTGCGAGTGGAGCTGCGCGCCGTGAACCACCGCTTCCTGGACACGCGCGTCCGCTTGCCAGCTGCGCTCCACTCTCTGACCGGGGTCGCGGAGGAGGTGCTGAAGAAGCGCTGCGAGCGCGGTCGGGTAGAGGCCTACGTCGCGTTCGCGCAAGAACAAGCCGGCCCCGACCTCGACCTCTCCCGAGCCGAGAGCGCGCTGCGCGCGCTGGTCACGCTGCGCGACCAAGTCTGCCCCGGCGAGGCCTTGCCCGTCGCGCTGCTCTCGAGCATGCCCGGCTTGTTCGTCGAGCACGAGGCGCTCGACCTCGACGCTGCGCGCGAGGCCCTCGTAGCGGCGACCGAAGCGGCCTGCGCGGCGCTCACGGAGGCGCGCAAGACGGAGGGGGCCGCCCTACAGGCGGACCTCGAAGCGTTGCTGGCAGAGGTGGACGCGTTGATGACCGCGGTGGAGGCAGAGCGGCCAGCGCTGCTGTCGCGCTATGAGCAGCGCCTGCGGGAGCGGCTCGAGCGGGTGCTCGCGGACGATCGTCTCGCGCTCGACCCGGCGCGGCTCACCACGGAGATCGCCATCTTCACGGACCGCAGCGACGTGGCCGAGGAGCTCGCGCGCCTCCGAGCGCACCTGGAGCACTTCCAGGCGACCCTGACGGGCGGCGGCGCGGTAGGACGCAAGCTGGACTTCCTCACGCAAGAGATCTTCCGTGAGGCCAACACGCTAGGGACCAAGACCCCGGACATCACCATCACGCACCTGGTGGTGGAGCTCAAGACCACGCTCGAGCGCGTCCGGGAGCAGGTCCAGAACGCCCTCTGA
- a CDS encoding TolC family protein yields MTRRRRSTGENAPTPLGRRVRVAFLTSAASLGLVALGAISAGAQDTRAPGAAAATTTGDAARVRTLAELTRAATEYNPGVRAADHAIAAAEARLDEVRLSPFFQFEVTGGLAVAPSAQGTPTYSPDGQLPLGNPWRPILSIEVEGAIPVYTFGKLINARRAGRAGVRAAGHDRERTVQQTQYDVRRAYFALQLALDVQQMLSEGLGRLETAVSTLQEQVDNDEPDANPMDIYRLAAALAEVQARASEVTRLEVSSRAALETLTGLRDIHIPDCPSARVDVDLLELSDYVARAHGHRPELGMLEAALDARRAELNIHRARFFPDLALGLRAGYSWGPGVTNITNPFISDRANTQSLGAALVMRWNLDFVGGYHRTRRSEAQLAQLQAQDQQARDGVRLEVIATYEQLRDADRREVAWAQGERQTRSWFVAAGQAYQVGTSEPRELVDAMKAYFTNRFNHLEALREFNTAAATLERVTGAALVDPEAWERSCTE; encoded by the coding sequence GTGACGCGCCGCCGCAGGTCCACGGGAGAGAACGCACCCACGCCCCTCGGGCGTCGGGTGCGTGTTGCGTTCTTGACCTCTGCTGCGTCGCTCGGTCTGGTGGCGCTCGGGGCCATCTCCGCAGGCGCTCAGGACACACGCGCCCCAGGCGCCGCCGCGGCCACGACCACGGGCGACGCCGCCCGCGTCCGGACGTTGGCGGAGCTGACGCGCGCGGCGACCGAATACAACCCGGGTGTTCGCGCTGCAGACCACGCCATCGCTGCCGCCGAAGCGCGGCTCGACGAGGTGCGCCTCTCGCCGTTCTTCCAGTTCGAGGTCACCGGCGGTCTGGCCGTCGCGCCCAGCGCACAGGGCACGCCTACGTACAGCCCGGACGGTCAGCTCCCGCTAGGAAACCCCTGGCGCCCCATCCTGAGCATCGAGGTCGAAGGCGCCATCCCGGTCTACACGTTCGGCAAGCTCATCAACGCGCGACGGGCCGGGCGCGCGGGCGTGCGCGCCGCCGGACACGATCGCGAACGCACCGTGCAGCAAACGCAGTACGACGTGCGTCGCGCCTACTTCGCGCTGCAGCTCGCGCTCGACGTCCAGCAGATGCTCTCCGAGGGCCTCGGCCGCCTGGAGACCGCTGTCTCGACCCTCCAGGAGCAGGTGGACAACGACGAGCCCGACGCAAACCCGATGGACATCTATCGCCTCGCCGCCGCGTTGGCAGAGGTGCAGGCGCGCGCCTCCGAGGTCACGCGCCTCGAGGTGTCGTCGCGCGCAGCGCTCGAGACCCTCACGGGCCTCCGGGACATCCACATCCCGGACTGTCCCAGCGCTCGCGTCGATGTCGACCTCCTGGAGTTGAGCGACTACGTCGCGCGGGCCCACGGGCACCGGCCAGAGCTGGGGATGCTGGAGGCGGCACTGGACGCGCGCCGCGCGGAGCTGAACATCCACCGGGCGCGGTTCTTTCCCGATCTCGCGCTCGGCCTGCGCGCTGGATACAGCTGGGGGCCCGGGGTGACCAACATCACCAACCCCTTCATCAGCGATCGCGCCAACACGCAGTCGCTCGGCGCTGCCCTCGTCATGCGTTGGAACCTCGACTTCGTGGGTGGCTACCACCGGACCAGGCGGTCGGAGGCCCAGCTCGCACAACTCCAAGCGCAGGACCAGCAGGCCCGGGACGGCGTGCGGCTGGAGGTCATCGCCACCTACGAGCAGCTGCGCGACGCGGACCGGCGCGAGGTGGCCTGGGCCCAGGGCGAGCGCCAGACGCGCAGCTGGTTCGTGGCCGCGGGGCAGGCGTATCAAGTGGGCACGAGCGAGCCACGCGAGCTCGTCGACGCGATGAAGGCTTACTTTACCAACCGCTTCAACCATCTCGAGGCGCTGCGCGAGTTCAACACGGCGGCGGCTACCCTCGAGCGCGTGACCGGCGCGGCGCTCGTCGACCCGGAGGCGTGGGAGCGGTCCTGCACCGAATAA
- a CDS encoding ABC transporter substrate-binding protein, with protein sequence MHRRRFLLLAAATLLFASQGPGVAFAQADPAEAQAFLTSRHDALRQLFAQRPSAARNERLSAMVSELLDLEELSRLALRDHWESRTPEQRAEFVSLLRRLVQEQYERNLERTMNYTVTYDGADVRGQVVTVRTLARSGTNGRAPAVSIDYQMKKVGNVWRVFDIATDGVSLVRNYRTQFNRIITRDGWDALIARMRDRL encoded by the coding sequence ATGCATCGACGTCGCTTCCTCCTGCTTGCTGCCGCCACCCTGCTCTTCGCGAGCCAGGGCCCCGGAGTCGCATTCGCGCAAGCCGACCCCGCCGAAGCGCAGGCCTTCCTCACCAGCCGCCACGACGCACTGCGCCAGCTGTTCGCGCAGCGGCCGAGCGCGGCTCGCAACGAGCGCCTCAGCGCCATGGTCAGCGAGTTGTTGGACTTGGAGGAGCTGTCCCGCCTCGCGCTGCGAGACCACTGGGAATCCCGCACCCCCGAGCAGCGCGCGGAGTTCGTCAGCCTGCTGCGACGTCTCGTCCAGGAGCAGTACGAGCGGAACCTCGAGCGCACCATGAACTATACCGTCACCTACGACGGCGCCGATGTGCGCGGCCAGGTGGTCACGGTTCGCACGCTCGCCCGATCGGGAACCAACGGCCGCGCCCCCGCCGTCAGCATCGACTACCAGATGAAGAAGGTCGGCAACGTGTGGCGCGTGTTCGACATCGCAACGGACGGCGTGAGCCTGGTCCGCAACTACCGGACGCAGTTCAACCGCATCATCACGCGCGACGGATGGGACGCGCTCATCGCCCGCATGCGCGACCGCCTCTGA